Below is a window of Jonesiaceae bacterium BS-20 DNA.
GGCGCGTATGTGGATGAATATCCTTGCAGGTTCCCGTCGAGGTGCACAAACCGGTATTATCTCCACATCGGACGATGAACTTGCTCAGATCGCCCAAGAAATAGTTTCTAAGTTGTCCCAAGCTGCCTAGTGACCATGACGCGCATCATGTCCGAATCCAAGAATGTGAGTTGGGTCCGTCGCCGGGTGAAAAGTGCTGTAGGGCATCGTCAGGTGCCCTACAGTACTGAATACTGAGCCATAGAAGTGCACTGGTTGAGCTAGTGATGAAAGAAATAGAATTGACCGGGTGAAATATTTGTCAGGGTAGCAATCTGCTACTCTGACTTATTTGGTTGCGGGTGAAATAGGTTCGGAAGAGCCAAGAACAGATCTTGACCACCCAAGGAGTACTGCAACCCAAATCTGATGGTTTATTGGATCGGGGTGGAAACGCTTTTGTTTGAGTGGGTGAAATATTTGTCAGGGTAGTAATCCGCTACCCTGACGTTTTTGGTTGCGGGTGAAATTGATTTAAATGCCCATGATTTTGTTGATGGTTTCCCGGTAGTCCGTGTCTTGGCCAACGATGGCCCAGTCTGAGTGGGCTATGGCTTGGATGCGGTAGAAGATTTGGAACCGTTCGATGGGGATCTCATTTATCTTGGCAAACCGAGCTGCCTCAAATTCGGCTTCTTCATAGCTACTCGCCCATAGCGGGGTTCGTGTCGGGTTGTCTGGGTCGTGACCATCCCAGGTGATGCAGTATTGGTGGTCGATGTAGGGGCCTTTCATTGCTAGGCCTTTCAGTAGATCGTGAGTGAGCCGGAGTTGGAAATACCAGCTACCGAGGTGGACCAGGATTGTGAGCCGGTTTTGAGGCCGGTCAGTGTCGTTGAATACGTGCCAGGTGCGGTCACAGACAGACTCGTAGATTTACCGGCTACAGTAATCGAGACTTTGCTACTACCAGATCCTTTCACCGTGACACTGACGGTTGCCTTTCCGCCTCCTGAGGTCGATACCGACGAGGAAAGGCCGGTGATGCTTGCCGCTGCTGGTTTCTTTGGCGCAGGGGTTTTTGGTTTCGATGGTTTGGGTGCTGGCTTCTTCGGGGCTGGTTGGCTGGTTGATGATTTCGGCTTCGTATTGGTTTGGGTCGGCGTGGGTGCCTTGGCCGGTGGTGCTGCTGGTTGAGTTACCGGTTTTTGCCGGGCAGCTTTCTTCTCTGCCTCGGCCTTGATCCATACAGCGTTTGAGTCAGTGACTGCCTTGGATGCATTACCCAATGCATCAGTAGTTGTGGCCAAAGTTGCCGTGCCTTCAGTAACCGTCGCTGCGGTGGTCTCGTCAACCGTGGTTTCTACGGCAGTGTGTGCGTCCGCAACTGCGTTGGTTAGTGCCTCGATGGTCGTGTTGTCGGCTACTTTGCCGGTCAGATCTTCAACAGTCTGCTCGGCGTTGGTAATAGCCGTGGTCAAGGTTGTCTTTTCAGTCGTATGAGCTTCAATTGCCTGGGCTAGTTCCCACGCGGCCACTGCAGCTTCTACCCCTGCTATCGCAGTGTCTACCTTGCTAGTTGCATCTGTCAGCAAGGTAGACCGTGTTTCAACCTCAATGGCAGCTTCCACCAGAGCAACACGTTCCTTACTCGGTTGGGCTGCTCGTGGGGCCTCTACCAGGACGCTAAGTTCTTGCACGGCAGATCGTAAAGCCGTAACAACCATTTCATCAATGACTTCAAAGTTGGCAGTTTCTAGTGTGGTTTGGCCTCGTTCTAAGGCCTCTTTTGCCTGGGATACTTCCACACCCAGCAACTGGGTTGAAGTAAGGAACTGGCTTTGCGCGGATGCAAGCTGACTCTCCTGGTACGCATTGCTGGCCCACCAAATACCGGTACCACCAAGTACAAGGCCAATTACAACAGTGCCTCCAATTAGAGCCATGCGGGTTTTAGAGGGCCGAGGCTTAGCAGCAACGGTGTAAGTCGCTGCGGCCGGATCAACTTCTTCATCAAGTACCTGATTTTCATCCAGTGAGTCTTGTTGTTCTAGCTCTGATATTTCTCCTAGGTCACCCTTCGATGGGTAACCTTCAGCAACGCCAGCGTTTACAGCAAATACAGGGTTAACAGTATTTACAGCATTTGCTGTTGAGGGTTCAACAGGCAGTTCGGCTTCGTCAAGGTTTGTTGTCTTGCCCAGGTCATACCAGCCCGTGAACTCAGGAACGGTGTCCTCTTCCACTTCATCAACGCCAGCGTTTACAGCGTTAACAGCAATTACAGTATTTACCGGTTCACCCACCAGCTCCGCTACCGGTGTAGCAGTTTCAGCGGATTCTTGCGGCTCCTCAGGGGCCGGGTGCTCGCCCGGATGAACGCCAGCGTTTACGGCAATGCCAGCGTCAACAGTGTTTACAGCGTTACCCTCCGAAGCGTCATTGGCGTCTGCATCAGCGCTAGCAGGTGGCTCTTCAAGCCCTTGTTCGCCATCATCATCATTAGGTTTGCCAGCGTTTACGGTATCGCCAGCGTTTACAGCAATTGCAGTATCTGCCTGGTTGGTATTCGTTGACTCGACCCCGGTGGTGCTGGATGATTCCTCTGGCTCTGGCTCTGGCTCTGGCTCTGGCTCTGGCTCTGGCTCTGGCTCTGGCTCTGGCTCTGGCTCTGGCTCTGGCTCTGGCTCTGGCTCTGGCTCTGGCTCTGGCTCTGGCTCTGGCTCTGGCTCTGGCTCTGGCTCTGGCTCTGGCTCTGGCTCTGGCTCTGGCTCTGGCTCTGGCTCTGGCTCTGGCTCTGGCTCGCCTTCGCTAACGCCAGCGTCTACGGTATTGCCAGCGTTTACAGTCTTTACGGTGTTTACAGCATTGCCTTGAGACGGCTCAATGTGCACGTCAAGGATTTGAGACACTCTAATGTTGTTTTCTTTTAAGCTGCCTTGATCTGGCGGTGGTTTTGGTAGTTCTGTAACGCTGTTTCTGGTGGTATCCCATTGTTGCGGGCGTGAGGCCGTTTACGGTTGTACCAAACTTCGATATATTCCATCACCGCGGTGCGAGCTGCGAGGTGATTGGGGAACGACCGTTGATGATACATTTCAGTCTTAAAATGCGAAAAGAATGATTCAGCCACAGCATTGTCCCAAGCCACCCCCGTCTCTCCCATGGACTGAGTGACCTTGTTGTTTTTGCACCATTTCTGAAATTCGCTCGAAGTGTATTGTGAGCCACGATCTGAGTGAAATATGGCTCCATTGGGATCCAACTGTCCGTGATCTCTGGCCATCGCTAGGGCTTGAATAACAAGATCTCGTCGCATATGGCTGTCCATTGACCAACCAATTACCTTGCCGTTTGCTAGGTCAATAACGGTGGCCAAATACAACCACCCTGACCCAGTGCGAAGATAGGTTATATCGCCACAAAGCCTTGTCCCGGGCACCGTTGAAGAGAAGTCGCGATTGCCATCGGCGTCAAGCATATGGTTCTTAATATGCTCGGTTCGGGCATCAGGATCAGGGGCCGTGGTCTTCTTCCAAGCCCGCTTCCGCACTGCTTCAAGCTTGTGATCAGCCATAATTGAACCGACTGTGCCGGCACTGATCTTGACCCCTTTATTGCCTAATATCAACGTGAGTTGATCGCGGCCCGCCATACCCTTGGCATCATGGAACTCCGTAGTCACAAGGGTCTCTAACTCTTCATGACGAACCTGGGTTGCAGTCTTTGGCTTCGGGTGAAGCCGCCGATAATATGAGGCCCGAGAGATACCAAGTTTGCGACACATCCAGGCAACCGGGAAATAAGCCTTCTGAGCAGCGACGAAATCGAAGTAATCTTTTACTGTTGCTTCGCGGCAAAGAAGGCGCTGACTTTTCCCAAAAATGCGATCTCCCTCTTCAGTTCCGCATTCTCAGCTTCTAAGGCCTTGTACTGAGCCCACTCAACCGGCCCACGGTCATCACCACCAGCGTCAGGATGCTCTTTTTTCCAAGCCCTGACCCAATTCCCCAACGAACCATCACTAACACCAATTTCCTCAGCAACCTGAACAATTGGTCGGCCAGAAGAAATCACCAACTCAACCGCATCTGCCTTAAACTCCGCACTAAACTTACGACGACTGGACATAAACCCGATTCTCCTAAGCACTGTCTCAAATCATTGTACGAGCGCACAAGGTCGGTTGGTGCAGTTGTTGCAAAGTGTTCATTTGCTTGAGATTCTGCGGTTTCTGTGCTGGTGGGTTTGCTCGCATCTTGTTCTGCTTCGCTACCGCCAGCCTTTACAGCGTTGATGGTGTTGGCGGGAATCGTTGGGGGTAGTGGTTGGCTGTCGAGGTCTAGTGGTGCAACTGTTTGGTCCAGTGAGGCAAAGTTGTTTGGATAGAAGTCGGGCACTTGGACCAGGGGGATGTCTTCTTCGAGGGCAGGGGGATCTGCCGCTAGGATCTCTGGTTCTTGGTCGGGTGCTTCGATAACTGGTTCTTGGTTTTTGGGTTGTTGTTTCTTTCTGACTTTTGGGTCGGTCAGGTCGGTAATGGTGCCGTCAGGAGCGACGGAAAGTTCAAACGTTGCCCCAGGCTCAACACACGTCACCGGGATAGTGCGTTTGTAGTTAGCGGCGACTGCTTGGGCTTCTTGGATTGCTAGTGCTCTGACGTTGGCACCTGGCGGGATCTTCTTATGGTCGAGTCCTGCAAGTAGTAGTTCTGCGCCTTGTTCTGGGTCCAAATTGATGGTTAATGGTGGCCAACTCATGGCTTCTCCTTGGTGTGCGTGCACGGTCGTACGTATTACGTAGGAGGTGCAACGCACATGACTGAAACCAATCCATGGCTTGCCGCTATACAAACGGATGAGCCGCAACCAGTAGTTGACGAGGTGCCTGATCAGCAGGTTGTTTCGTGGCAACCAGGCCAGGTGGCAGCGCCAAGTGTGCCTGGTGGGTTGCGTACTGCGCCGTGCCAGGGTGATGGCCGTTTATGGGTTGTGGCCGCACACGGGGGAGCTGGTGCTACCACGGTTGCCCGGTTGCTTGATGCTGGTGATGCGGGGCAGGTTTGGCCTGCCCCAAGGTCGGGTTCCGTATCAGCGGTGGTAGTGGCTCGGCATCATTTGTCTGGTTTACGTGCAGCTCAAGCTGCGGCGATCCAATGGGCGTCCGGGGTCATTCCTGGTGTGCATCTGGTGGGTTTGATCCTGGTCGCTGACTCTCCTGTGAAGCAACCCAAAGAGCTTGCTGAGTTTCAGCGGCTGGTGATGGGGGCTTTTCCTGCCGTGTGGCACGCAGAATACGTGCCTGCTTGGCGGGTCCAAGATCCGTGGGAATCCAATGTCCCTCGGTCATATAAGAAAGTGCTGTCCCAGGTTGGGGCGGCGTTTGAAAGGAAAACACCATGATGAAGAAATTGATGCTGATTAACCCAACCCCTACGGCACCTCCTGGGGTTTCGGACATGGTTGAAAAAGTTATTGGTTGGCTTATGTGGGCTGGGTGGGCTGCGGTAATTGTTGGGTTCATTGTTGCTGGGATCATGCTGGTGATTGCTAATGACCGTGGCATGGGCAATGAAAACGTGAAAAAGGTTGGCTTGGTCATTATGGGCGCCATCATTATTGCCTCGGCGCTCACGCTTGCGAACGCGCTGCTGTGATGACCGAAGAAAGCAATACAGAAACACGGGAATCGCCTCTCCAATCGCCCTTGTTCATCATCGGGGCAATCTTTGCTGTGATCATTCTTGGCTTGGGGATCTGGCTTGGGGTAGCTGCACCAGGTAAGCAGCCGTCAGAACCTGCTCCATCTTCGACAGTAACTGAACCTGTAGATGGTGAGGTTCTTGGTGATCCTGAACAGGAAATCCCAGAGCATTCCTCTGAGGTAAATGGCGAGGTGGACGCACCTAGTGGGACGGCGTCGGTATGTGGGCTTGCCCCCGGTAACCAAGACGTGCCGTTTGATGGGTTTGATACTGTGCCTGTTCCCGTTGGTCAGCGGATGACTGTTCCAGGAGTAGATGGGATCGGTCCAGGTATTACTGATGGTATCTCTCGGTGCTTTGCCCATTCACCAACTGGGGCGATCCTTGCAGCTGCAAACTTTATTTCCTGGACGTCTTCCCAGCAACAGTTACCGACCATGTTGGAAACACTGATCTTGCAGGATTCACGTAGTGACTTCATGTTGCGCCAGGCGCGTGATGAATGGGATGGGTCCAGCGGGACACCGTTCTCGATCCATGGATATTCCTATGACTACCAGGGCGAAAATGATGCATTGGTGGTGCTGGCAGTATCCATGTTTGATCACCCTGGTCAGTACATTGGGTTCCCTGTCCCGTTGACGTGGGCTGATGGTGACTGGAAAGTGGTGGTCCCAGCGACCTATGCCTGGGGCGAATACCCGATCACCAGTATGGAGCATGAGGGCTACGTCAGGTGGGGTGAATAGGCCATGGCGGATTGCAGCTGGTTTGACATTATTTGCAAAGGCAAAGAAGGCGTTACTGAGATGGCAGGCAATGCCGTTGCACAGTTCGCTGAACAAGTCATGGTTGGTGTCAGTAATGTTCTTGTCTCGTTAGGCACAGCGTGGATTCATACCCCCAGTATCAATCTGGAAAGTAATGCGGCCCGGAAATTTATTACCGAACATGTGCAATTTCTCGTGCTAGCGCTGCTGGCCGGGGCCATCATCATGGTCGGCATACGGATTGTCTGGACCCGCAGGTTAGAACCTTTGCAAGACATCATGGCAGGGGTTTTCCAGTTCCTAGTGGTCTCCCTTGGTGGGATCAAAATCATGTCGATGTTGATTGACGCTTCGGATGAGTTTTCGGCTTGGATCATTGACCAATCTGTTGGTAGCGGTGAATTTGCGGCCTCACTGATGGGAGTGCTCACCGTGGGGAACGCTGTAGCTCCTGGTGTGGGGTCCATGGTGATGATTATTGGCGGGATTATTGCGTTGATTGCCAACTTGATCCAGGTGGGTTTGCTCTTTGTACGCAACGCATTGCTGATCTTGCTCGCGGCAGTCATGGTGTTACCGGCAGCGATGCCTGGTTCGAATATGGGTAAGGAATGGTTCAAAAAACTTGGTGGCTGGTTCTTAGCTTTTGTGTTGTTCAAACCAGCTGCATCCATCATTTATGCAACAGGCATCACCCTGGTTGGTAGTGGTGGCATTGGTGGCATTGGTGGCATTGGTGGCGGTGATGCGCTGGTCGCATTTGCCATGGGCATGTTGTTCCTTGTGCTGGCCCCAATTGCGTTACCAGCATTAATGGCGTTTATTGTTCCCTCTGTATCTGCGCTATCTGCCGGTGGCGGCGGTGGTGCTGCTGGTCTGGCTATGGCGGCAGGATCAGCTGCAACCGGTGCGGCCAAGGTTGCTTCTGGTTCGGGTGGTGCAAGCGGCTCTGAAAGTTCCTCACATAGCAACTCATCGGAGTCCTCGTCAACGCAGTCAACTAGTAGTGCTACAGGCGCTTCTGACACGGCAAGCTCCGGTGGCGGTAGTGGAGGGAATCAAGGGACCGGCTCATCTGGTGGATCTGCTGGGTCTTCTGCTGCACCAGACAGCGCGGCCTCAATTTGGGCACCTAGTGCGGGGGCAGCAAGTGATGCTGGTGGTGCTGCGGCCTCGGGTGCTGGTACGGCCAGTGCTGGTAGTGGAGCGGCAGCTTCGGGCGCAGGTGCGGCAAGCGCTGGTGGTGCGGCAGCGTCTGGTGCAGCTGCGGCTGGTTCCGGTGGGGCTTCCTTAGCGGTCCAAGGTGTGGCCGAGGGTGCTCAAGGTGTGACTGGTGCGGTCCAGAGCACAGTGGACTCAGAAACTGGCGGAGCTACAGGATCGGGGCAAACCGATGAGTGATGAACAAATTATTAGGACATATGGCAACTGGCTCGCACCGGTACGTGCCGGTTTCGGAAAGTTGTCGTTTGGTGCCTCGATGGGCCTTGTTGCTGGTTTGGTCATGACGGTATTTATCAATGCCACAGCCGGTCTGATGCCAGCACTGGGGTTCTTGGGGCTGGTCGGTACTGGGGTGGCTGCGGTAACCGTCAAGGATGGCCACGGGGTTTCTGTGGTCAATCGAATGGGAGAGGTCATGCGGTTTTGGAGAGCGAAAACACAAGGAAAGAACCTGTATCGCAGCGGGGTTACGGCACCGCGCAGGGGTGACGGTGCAGTGCGCCTGCCAGGGATTCTTTCCAAGGTCAGTGTCACTGAGCACCGTGATGCGTATCAGCGGCCTTTTGCGTTGCTCCAACATCCATCAGGCACGGTTGCAGTAGTGATTGCTTCCTACCCTGAGGGCGACTCATTGGTGGACCGGGAAACGTTAGATCAGCAGGTAGCTCGGTGGGGCCTTTGGCTCACGCAGCTGTCCCAGGAAATGGGGATTGTTGCAGCGTCAGTGACGATTGAATCGGTGCCTGATAGTGGTACTCGGTTGCGCCGTGAGGTGGAGCAGCGTATTGATCCGGCAGCGCCACAGCTTGCCCAGTT
It encodes the following:
- a CDS encoding IS3 family transposase (programmed frameshift), with protein sequence MSSRRKFSAEFKADAVELVISSGRPIVQVAEEIGVSDGSLGNWVRAWKKEHPDAGGDDRGPVEWAQYKALEAENAELKRENRIFGKSQRLLCREATVKDYFDFVAAQKAYFPVAWMCRKLGISRASYYRRLHPKPKTATQVRHEELETLVTTEFHDAKGMAGRDQLTLILGNKGVKISAGTVGSIMADHKLEAVRKRAWKKTTAPDPDARTEHIKNHMLDADGNRDFSSTVPGTRLCGDITYLRTGSGWLYLATVIDLANGKVIGWSMDSHMRRDLVIQALAMARDHGQLDPNGAIFHSDRGSQYTSSEFQKWCKNNKVTQSMGETGVAWDNAVAESFFSHFKTEMYHQRSFPNHLAARTAVMEYIEVWYNRKRPHARNNGIPPETALQNYQNHRQIKAA
- a CDS encoding DUF6668 family protein, with protein sequence MTETNPWLAAIQTDEPQPVVDEVPDQQVVSWQPGQVAAPSVPGGLRTAPCQGDGRLWVVAAHGGAGATTVARLLDAGDAGQVWPAPRSGSVSAVVVARHHLSGLRAAQAAAIQWASGVIPGVHLVGLILVADSPVKQPKELAEFQRLVMGAFPAVWHAEYVPAWRVQDPWESNVPRSYKKVLSQVGAAFERKTP